The Marinihelvus fidelis DNA segment GCACGCGGTCGTAGGCCGGGCGCGGCTCCTCGCCGATAACAGTGATGTCGTAGCGCTCGCCCAGGCCGGCCTCGACGGCGGCCTCCAGGAAATGCTGGCCGACCATGCCATTACCTGCGACCAGCAGTGTTTTCTTGTCACTCATGTCTCGTTCCTCCGTACCGGTTCAGAAGGCCGCGCCAATCCAGGCCCAGAACTTGTCGGTGTCAACGCGGCCACCGGCCGTGGGGCCGGCATCAAAGCGCGCGTACTTCAGGCCGGCCGTGAAGTGGTCGGCAAACTTGCGGGTGTAGACCAGGTCCAGTTCGCTGCCGAAATCACTGACCGCGGCGCTGGACTGATCGGCCTCGAAGTCGTGCCAGGCCACCGTCCAGCCACCACCCAGCAGCTTGCCGCTGAGGCTGGCGTACAGGTCGCGCAGGCCCTCGGCCGGGGTCGACAGGAACTGGTCCGACCAGCCGTTGAACTTGTGCAGCGTGGCCAGCGGCGTGGAAAAGCCGTAGACGCCGTTGTCGGAGCCCAGTACCTCGTAGCCGGCTTTGACCGTCAGTGTTTCGAATGCCGCACCGGCCTCGAAGAACAGGTAGTCCGCGTCCACCGACACCGGACCGTCATCGGCCGACTGCGTGGCCCAGGAGGCGGCGTACAGGAAGCCGAAGCCATCCAGCTGTCGCTTGCCGTTAAAGCGCAGGCCCCAGGTATCCGGGCCATCCGCGCTCACGTCGTCGTTCTCCAGCAGGTAACCGAAACCGGTGAGCGTGCCCACCGAGGTCTTCCAGCTGGCGTTCAGCAGGTGATCCGACGAATCGATGTCCTGGTCTTTGGCGAAGATGCGATTGCGCTTGTCCAGATAGGCGTACAGCAGCGTTACCTTCTCTGCCGGCGACCACTTCACCTGCGCGGCGTCGAAGGTCTGGCGGTCCTGGCGCCAGCCCACCGAGCCGACGAAGCGCTGGTCATCCAGGTTGATGACCTGGCGGCCGGCGCGGACGCTGAACTCACCGCTGGCGTACTGCAGCCAGGCCTGGTCGACTTCCGTCGTCTCCGGGTCGGCAATCACCGAGTACTCGCCCGGCTTGTAACCCGTCTGCGGCACCGAGTAATCACTGACCCCGAACACCGGGCGGCTGTCATGGAACGCGGCGCCGGCGGAGAACCCGTGCCAGGCACCGGTCTGCCAGCCCAGGATGGAGCGCAGCGTCAGCGCCGTCGCGTCTTTCAGCGCGTTGTCCTGCTCGACGGTTTCCAGGCGCAGGTTGAAGTCGGCAATGAGCTTGCCACCGGTAACGGCCTCGCCCAGTGTGGAGGATTCTTCAGCCAGTGCCGGCACCGCGGTTGCGAGCGCCAGCGCGATTGTGAATGTGCAGGTCCTGTTCATCACGCCACCTTCGATTCGCGGGCGTCGGCCTTCGCCGTCTCGCCCTTGCCGCGCTCGATCGCCTCGACCTTGCGCTGTTTCTCATACAGGAATCGCAGCACCTCGGAACGGCAGTGCACGTAGGTGGGGTCCTCCACCAGGGCCATGCGTTCGCGCGGGCGCGGCAACGGGATATCCAGGATCTCGCCCACCGTGGCGGCCGGGCCATTGGTCATCATGACGATGCGATCCGACAGCAGCACCGCCTCGTCGACGTCATGGGTGACCATGATCACGGTGTTGTTGAGCTCCGCCGTGATCTCCATCATCGAGTCCTGCAGGCTGGAGCGGGTGAGCGCGTCCAGCGCGCCGAACGGCTCGTCCAGCAGCAGGATGTCGGGCTGCATGGACAGTGCCCGGGCAATGCCGACGCGCTGCTTCATGCCACCGGATATCTCCGACGGCCGCTTGTGCATGGCGTGGTCCATGTGCACCAGTCGCAGGTTGTGTTCGATCCAGTCCTTCTGCTCGGCCTTCGACCTGGTCTTGCCGAATACTTGTCTCACCGCCAGTTCCACGTTCTGGTAGGCGGTCAGCCACGGCAGCAGCGAATGGTTCTGGAACACCATGGCGCGCTCGGGACCCGGGCGGGTGACTTCACGGCCATTCAGGATGACCCCGCCGCGAGCGGTCTCGGTCAGGCCGGCTACCGCGTTCAGCACCGTGGACTTGCCACAGCCGGAGTGACCGATGATCGAAATGTACTCACCACGATTGATCTGCAGGTCGACGTCCTTCAGGGCCTGGAACGCGCCCTTGGGGGTGGGGAACACCACGTCAATGTGGCTGATATCAAGAATCATGTCGTTGTTGGGTTCCATGGCGTTGCGCCCTCCTCGCGGCGCCGGCTGGCGGTCAGCGGGCCGCACTGTTGCGATCCCAGGAAACAAAGCGCTGGATGGTCAGCATGCCGCGATCCAGCAAAAAGCCGATAAAGCCGATGACGATGGCCGCGGTCAGGATCCGACCCAGCGAATCGGAGCTGCCGTTCTGGAACTCGTCCCAGACGAATTTGCCCAGGCCAGGATTCTGCGCCAGCATCTCGGCGGCGATCAGCACCATCCAGGCGATGCCAATGGACAGTCGCATACCGGTAAAAATAGCCGGCACCGCGGCGGGCAGCACGATCCTGCGCACATGGGTCAGCGGCGGCAGGCTCAGTACCCGGCTGACATTCACCAGGTCCTGGCTGATCGAGGCCACGCCCACGGCGGTGTTGATCAGCATCGGCCACAGGCAGCACAAGGTGACCGTGATCATCGAGTTCAGGAACGACTTCGGCACCACCGGGTCGGCGCTCACGTACAACGCGCTGACCACCATCGTCACCATCGGCAGCCAGGCTAGCGGCGAGATCGGTTTCAACACCTGGATCACCGGGTTGACCGCCGTGTACAGCGTCTCGGACAGGCCGATGGCGATGCCGAATGGAATGGCGATGACCGCGGCCAGCGCGAACCCGCACATCACCGTCACCAGGCTGGTGCGGATCTGGTCGAAGAAGGTTTCCTTGCCGGTGTAGGGGCGGATCTTTGCCTCGTAGGTAGGGTCCAGGGCCAGCCGTTCGGCGTTGCGCTCTTCCTGGCGCTGGTAGAACGCCTCGGCTTTCTCACGCTCGGCGCGATGCTCGCTGACCAGCGAGCCGAATTGCTGCGCCACCGTGGCCGGGCCCGGAAACTGCCCCAGCGAGGTGTCGATGTTGCGCGCGGCCATCGACCAGGCGCCCAGGAACAGGACGATACCCAGCAGGGGCACGACCACGTTCTTCACACCGATGCCCAGCAGTCGCCGCACGGGAGCCGGCAGCGCGGCCAGGCCGGTGGATTGATGCAATGTCACGGTTTTGTTCATGTCCTTGGTCTCCGGTTACAACCGGTCCCCGGTTTTCAGGCCGATGGGAAAGCTGTCGATATAGGCGTTCGGGCGCGTACCGTCGTATTCGATGCCGTCGATGAACTCCGACTGCGGGGCGCGGTAGCCATCTTCGGTGGAAAAATCAGGAAAGTCGGCGGCGTCGGCCAGGCCTTCGGCCACCAGCGACTTTGCCGCGACGGCGTACAGGTCCGGGCGGTAGACCTTCTCGGCCACCTCGCGGTACCAGCTGTCCGGCTGGTCGGCGTCGATCTGCCCCCAGCGGCGCATCTGCGTCAGGTACCAAACGGCGTCCGAGTAGTACGGGTAGGTGGCGAAGTAGCGGAAAAACACGTTGAAGTCCGGTACCTCGCGGCGGTCGCCCTTCTCATATTCGAACGTGCCGGTCATCGAGTTGGCGATGACCTCGGCGTCCGCGCCCACGTACTGCGACTGCGACAGGATCTGCACCGCTTCGGGCCGGTTAGCGTTGGCGTTGGCGTCCAGCCACATGGCAGCGCGGATCAACGCACGGGTCAGGCGAATGGTGGTGTTGGGGTACTTCTCGGCGAATTCGGCGGTGATGCCGAAGACCTTCTCCGGGTTGTTCTTCCAGATCTCGTAGTCGGTGATGACCGGCACGCCGATGCCCTTGAACACGGCCTGCTGGTTCCACGGCTCACCCACGCAGTAGCCGTAGATGGTGCCGGCCTCCAGGGTGGCGGGCATCTGCGGCGGGGGGGTCACCGACAGCAGCGCCTCGGCCTCGAGCTGGCCGGAAATATCGCCTTTGTGAGGCGCGTAGAAGCCCGGGTGCACGCCACCGGCCGCCAGCCAGTAGCGCAGTTCGTAGTTGTGCGTGGACACCGGAAAGACCATGCCCATGTTGAACGGCTTGCCCTCTGCGCGGTACTGGTCGATCACCGGCTTCAGGGCCGAGGCGCTGATGGGGTGCGCGGGCCGGCCGTCGGCCTGCTTCGGCACATGCGGTTTCATGGCGTCCCAGACGGCGTTCGACACGGTGATGCCGTTGCCATTCAGGTCCATGGAAAACGGCGTGATGATATGCGCCTGGGTGCCAAAGCCGATGGTCGCCGCCAGCGGCTGGCCGGCGAGCATGTGGGCGCCGTCCAGGCGGCCGTCGATGACGCCGTCCAGCAAAACCTTCCAGTTGGCCTGCGCCTCGATCGTGACGTACAGCCCCTCGTCCTCGAAATAGCCCTTTTCGTAGGCAATGGCGATGGGCGCCATGTCGGTCAGCTTGATAAAGCCGAAGGTGAGTTCTTCCTTTTCGGGCCAGCCGAGTTCAGCGGCGGCCACGGGTGCCGTCAACGCGACTGTCAATGCGGCGGCGCCACAGACGACCCGAACCATGAATACGTGGATTGCTTCCATCATTCTCTCCATTTACGTTCACGGGCACTGGCCCGCTCAACGCTGGTCAACGAGATTGCCGGCGTGGCCCACAGCGGGCGGCAGCCGGAAGAAGCGTCTTTGCAGTTGGGGTCGCCATTGACCCCTGGAATGCGCCCTGGACCCCCAGGCCCGGAAGGCGGATTCACACCCTATTCAATGCCATATTTGTGCCAGAACAGGGAAAATCTATTGATGTCGTTATAAAACAATATCTTGTGAGCAACTCGCCTCTCACTTTGAACGGTGGCGATGGGAAGATTGGCACCATGACGACGCGTCAGGGTGGTGCGCCGTCACCAAAACCGTGCGCGCTAGGCGCCGTCATCCTGCAGCGCCATGTCCCTGGAACGCTGCCGTTTAAGGTACGCGCCCAGCCGTTCCGGCTCGAAAGTTTCGCCGTCGATAAACCGGTCCGGACCCAGCCGCAGGCCGGCGATCTCGTAGGCGCTGTCGTGATGGCCCTCGTCCTTGCATTCCAGCCGCGGCACTTCGAAGCCCAGGTCTTCCGCGGCCTGCCGGTAGACCCCTGGAAGGTATACCTCGCGGGCCACGGCGGGAATATCGATATCCGGCGCGACATGGCCCCAGCGAACCATCTGCGACAGGAACCACTGCGCGTGGGAGCACCACGGATAGTTCGCCGTGTAGCGGCTGAACACGTGGAAGCCGGGCACGGCGCGACGCGGCGCGTCCAGGGTGGGGGCGATTTCGCCGGCGAGCGAATGCCGTAGCACCGATGCCGGCAGGTCGACGTACTCCGGCCGCGCCAACAGGGCGACCAGTTCGTCCAGGTTGTCCGGATCCTCGATCCAGCGGCCCGCTTCCAGCAGCGCCATCAGCATGTTGTGATGCGCGGCCTGGTTCGACTGCAGCCAGTCCTGGCGCACGGCCAGGGTCTTTTCCGGCATGTTGTTATGCACGTCGAAGCTGGTCAGCATAATGCGGCCCACACCTTCCTGCTGCGCCCGGTGGTTCCAGGGCTCGCCCACGCAGCAGCCATCGACCAGCCCGCTGGACAGCGCTTCCACCATGCGCGGCGGCGGGATGACCACGAGCCGGACGTCATGGTCGGGATGAATGCCGCTGGCGG contains these protein-coding regions:
- a CDS encoding alginate export family protein: MNRTCTFTIALALATAVPALAEESSTLGEAVTGGKLIADFNLRLETVEQDNALKDATALTLRSILGWQTGAWHGFSAGAAFHDSRPVFGVSDYSVPQTGYKPGEYSVIADPETTEVDQAWLQYASGEFSVRAGRQVINLDDQRFVGSVGWRQDRQTFDAAQVKWSPAEKVTLLYAYLDKRNRIFAKDQDIDSSDHLLNASWKTSVGTLTGFGYLLENDDVSADGPDTWGLRFNGKRQLDGFGFLYAASWATQSADDGPVSVDADYLFFEAGAAFETLTVKAGYEVLGSDNGVYGFSTPLATLHKFNGWSDQFLSTPAEGLRDLYASLSGKLLGGGWTVAWHDFEADQSSAAVSDFGSELDLVYTRKFADHFTAGLKYARFDAGPTAGGRVDTDKFWAWIGAAF
- a CDS encoding ABC transporter ATP-binding protein — its product is MEPNNDMILDISHIDVVFPTPKGAFQALKDVDLQINRGEYISIIGHSGCGKSTVLNAVAGLTETARGGVILNGREVTRPGPERAMVFQNHSLLPWLTAYQNVELAVRQVFGKTRSKAEQKDWIEHNLRLVHMDHAMHKRPSEISGGMKQRVGIARALSMQPDILLLDEPFGALDALTRSSLQDSMMEITAELNNTVIMVTHDVDEAVLLSDRIVMMTNGPAATVGEILDIPLPRPRERMALVEDPTYVHCRSEVLRFLYEKQRKVEAIERGKGETAKADARESKVA
- a CDS encoding ABC transporter permease, with product MNKTVTLHQSTGLAALPAPVRRLLGIGVKNVVVPLLGIVLFLGAWSMAARNIDTSLGQFPGPATVAQQFGSLVSEHRAEREKAEAFYQRQEERNAERLALDPTYEAKIRPYTGKETFFDQIRTSLVTVMCGFALAAVIAIPFGIAIGLSETLYTAVNPVIQVLKPISPLAWLPMVTMVVSALYVSADPVVPKSFLNSMITVTLCCLWPMLINTAVGVASISQDLVNVSRVLSLPPLTHVRRIVLPAAVPAIFTGMRLSIGIAWMVLIAAEMLAQNPGLGKFVWDEFQNGSSDSLGRILTAAIVIGFIGFLLDRGMLTIQRFVSWDRNSAAR
- a CDS encoding CmpA/NrtA family ABC transporter substrate-binding protein, whose translation is MEAIHVFMVRVVCGAAALTVALTAPVAAAELGWPEKEELTFGFIKLTDMAPIAIAYEKGYFEDEGLYVTIEAQANWKVLLDGVIDGRLDGAHMLAGQPLAATIGFGTQAHIITPFSMDLNGNGITVSNAVWDAMKPHVPKQADGRPAHPISASALKPVIDQYRAEGKPFNMGMVFPVSTHNYELRYWLAAGGVHPGFYAPHKGDISGQLEAEALLSVTPPPQMPATLEAGTIYGYCVGEPWNQQAVFKGIGVPVITDYEIWKNNPEKVFGITAEFAEKYPNTTIRLTRALIRAAMWLDANANANRPEAVQILSQSQYVGADAEVIANSMTGTFEYEKGDRREVPDFNVFFRYFATYPYYSDAVWYLTQMRRWGQIDADQPDSWYREVAEKVYRPDLYAVAAKSLVAEGLADAADFPDFSTEDGYRAPQSEFIDGIEYDGTRPNAYIDSFPIGLKTGDRL
- a CDS encoding CmpA/NrtA family ABC transporter substrate-binding protein — protein: MKLRLAYLPLTDAAPLVVARELGFFRRHGLDVTLSREASWASVRDKMQTRAIDGAQMLATMPLSLSLGVTHAPIPMVTAFVLSLNGNAITFSESLVNDLRQSSGLQPGAAPAAVGRALKSLVEKRRTLGKRRLCFASVYLTATHAYALRYFLAASGIHPDHDVRLVVIPPPRMVEALSSGLVDGCCVGEPWNHRAQQEGVGRIMLTSFDVHNNMPEKTLAVRQDWLQSNQAAHHNMLMALLEAGRWIEDPDNLDELVALLARPEYVDLPASVLRHSLAGEIAPTLDAPRRAVPGFHVFSRYTANYPWCSHAQWFLSQMVRWGHVAPDIDIPAVAREVYLPGVYRQAAEDLGFEVPRLECKDEGHHDSAYEIAGLRLGPDRFIDGETFEPERLGAYLKRQRSRDMALQDDGA